A part of Candidatus Electrothrix aestuarii genomic DNA contains:
- a CDS encoding IS3 family transposase → MNHWALILKKFREEIITRAAAVRQISRQAACNWYGISRQAYYQALQRQMLQAAENQLIVELVRAIRQRHPRMGGRKLHYELQDSMAALGISRGRDAFFKLLSAHNLLVPTRLSHRKTTHAGLWRCPNLLIDLTITHVHQAWVGDITYITTETGFVYLALLTDVFSRFIVGFDLSSSLAVEGCDRALKQAIAQADGADLRGLIHHSDHGVQYTAWLYRERLQKMEIRSSMGEVGNCYENALAERVNGILKGEYGLDDLFIDKEHAQKAVREAVWLYNYERPHLALNYGKPAEIYFEKIDVK, encoded by the coding sequence ATCAATCATTGGGCACTGATATTAAAAAAATTTCGGGAGGAAATTATAACCAGGGCAGCAGCTGTAAGGCAGATCAGCAGGCAGGCGGCCTGTAACTGGTACGGTATCAGTCGGCAGGCATATTACCAGGCATTGCAGCGACAGATGCTCCAGGCAGCCGAAAACCAACTCATCGTGGAACTGGTCAGGGCCATCCGCCAGCGTCACCCACGTATGGGCGGACGAAAACTGCATTACGAACTACAGGATTCGATGGCCGCCTTGGGAATTTCCAGGGGCAGAGACGCATTTTTCAAGCTGTTATCAGCACATAACCTGCTGGTCCCAACCAGACTCAGCCATCGCAAAACCACACATGCTGGCCTGTGGCGATGCCCCAATCTGTTGATTGATTTAACCATTACCCACGTCCATCAGGCCTGGGTTGGTGACATCACCTATATCACGACCGAGACGGGATTTGTTTATCTGGCTTTACTGACCGATGTTTTTTCTCGCTTTATTGTCGGCTTCGATCTCTCGTCGTCGCTTGCGGTCGAAGGGTGTGACCGGGCGCTGAAACAGGCGATAGCACAGGCTGACGGTGCTGATTTGCGTGGCCTGATCCATCATTCGGATCATGGGGTGCAATACACCGCCTGGCTGTACCGGGAGCGATTGCAAAAGATGGAGATACGTTCCAGCATGGGAGAAGTGGGCAACTGTTACGAAAACGCCTTAGCTGAACGAGTGAATGGAATCTTAAAAGGCGAATATGGCCTTGACGACCTTTTCATTGATAAGGAACATGCTCAGAAAGCTGTCCGGGAAGCTGTATGGCTATACAATTATGAACGGCCTCACCTGGCACTCAACTATGGAAAGCCTGCAGAGATTTATTTTGAGAAAATTGATGTGAAGTAG
- a CDS encoding response regulator, which yields MSGLDSYEATRQIRKLKNGQDVIIIALTAQTFGKERKKALNAGCDDFISKPYREEELFVLMRKHLDIQFLYQNKGIQEFDSDGGDTKEDLEPQGIDALPEGIRNTLLEATVNLNQEAFFSALEKLPPLHEKIATSLRALVENYQFEEVERILGRKK from the coding sequence ATTTCAGGACTTGACAGTTATGAAGCAACTCGCCAGATAAGGAAATTGAAGAATGGCCAGGATGTTATTATTATCGCCTTAACAGCCCAGACCTTTGGGAAGGAACGAAAAAAAGCTCTGAACGCAGGCTGTGATGATTTTATCAGCAAGCCATATAGAGAAGAAGAGCTTTTTGTCCTCATGAGAAAACATCTGGATATCCAATTTCTTTATCAGAATAAGGGGATCCAGGAGTTTGATTCTGATGGTGGTGACACTAAAGAAGACCTTGAACCTCAAGGCATTGATGCCTTACCAGAGGGGATCAGAAATACCTTACTTGAAGCAACAGTCAATCTCAATCAGGAAGCCTTTTTTTCCGCTCTGGAGAAACTTCCCCCTCTTCATGAGAAAATAGCTACCTCTTTACGGGCATTAGTAGAGAACTACCAGTTCGAGGAAGTTGAACGTATTCTTGGGAGAAAAAAATGA
- a CDS encoding SH3 domain-containing protein gives MKKKTFIILFIFVLLSSLTAQSVWARMVAIKNDDVNMRSGPSLDKEITWKLGVGFPLKIVKASGDWIKVKDFEGTVGWVHKDVVDRSGHMIVKAQKKNKGKINIRKKPDTKSKVVAKAYYGVVFKTLEQKRGWVKVQHGDVTGWIKRSLLWGF, from the coding sequence ATGAAAAAAAAAACTTTTATCATTTTATTCATTTTTGTTCTTCTGAGCAGCTTGACCGCACAATCGGTTTGGGCCCGGATGGTTGCTATTAAGAACGATGATGTCAATATGCGCTCCGGTCCGAGCCTGGACAAAGAGATCACCTGGAAACTTGGTGTGGGCTTTCCTCTCAAGATAGTAAAGGCATCAGGCGATTGGATTAAAGTAAAGGATTTTGAAGGAACTGTGGGCTGGGTGCATAAAGATGTTGTTGACCGCTCCGGTCATATGATCGTCAAGGCACAAAAGAAGAATAAGGGAAAAATTAATATCCGTAAGAAGCCCGATACCAAGAGTAAGGTTGTTGCTAAGGCCTATTATGGTGTCGTGTTTAAGACCCTAGAACAGAAAAGAGGATGGGTAAAGGTACAGCACGGGGACGTGACCGGATGGATTAAGCGCTCATTACTTTGGGGATTCTAA
- a CDS encoding XTP/dITP diphosphatase, whose product MNNIIVLATNNQNKVKEFQALVKDFPIEVKCLKDYGPLPEVIEDGATFEENAYKKAHHYARVLGVPALADDSGLVVDALDGAPGVYSARYSGEKATDWDNCEKLLEEMKDKTDRTARFQCVLSLATPGGPALTWEGSCEGKITEERQGDSGFGYDPVFFYEDFGKTFAEVSMEEKSGVSHRGKAMQEMSSEFDKVMVWLRQRMEEIRPKKPDHSEFEHNDWSQERMV is encoded by the coding sequence ATGAACAACATTATTGTTCTTGCCACGAATAACCAAAATAAGGTGAAAGAATTCCAGGCCCTGGTAAAGGATTTTCCCATTGAGGTAAAATGCCTGAAAGATTACGGCCCCTTGCCTGAAGTTATTGAGGACGGTGCAACCTTTGAGGAGAATGCCTATAAAAAGGCCCATCATTATGCCCGTGTTCTCGGAGTACCGGCACTTGCTGATGATTCCGGTTTGGTGGTGGATGCGCTGGATGGGGCACCTGGTGTGTATTCTGCTCGTTACAGTGGCGAGAAGGCAACAGATTGGGATAATTGTGAGAAACTCCTTGAGGAGATGAAAGACAAGACAGATCGTACTGCCCGTTTTCAATGTGTTCTCTCTTTAGCCACCCCTGGCGGCCCTGCCCTGACCTGGGAAGGCAGCTGTGAGGGAAAAATTACCGAAGAGCGGCAAGGTGACTCAGGATTTGGCTATGACCCGGTTTTCTTTTATGAGGATTTTGGTAAGACCTTTGCCGAGGTCAGCATGGAAGAGAAGAGCGGGGTCAGCCATCGTGGTAAGGCCATGCAGGAGATGAGCTCTGAGTTTGATAAGGTTATGGTGTGGCTCCGACAGCGCATGGAGGAGATACGTCCGAAAAAGCCGGATCATTCAGAGTTTGAGCATAATGACTGGTCGCAGGAGCGGATGGTTTAA
- a CDS encoding epoxyqueuosine reductase QueH: protein MRVLLHVCCGPCTVYPLEELRRQGHEVRGYFFNPNIHPYREFKQRIKALVEFSEQKKFKVDIDRNYGLTEYLRKVVFHETRRCAICYDMRLEVVAERAAAEGYDAFTTTLLYSKYQGHAMIKEKSEALAQRFAVQFLYQDFREGWQEGIDQSIAMDLYRQPYCGCIYSEQERYDKKMRKK from the coding sequence GTGAGGGTCCTGCTCCATGTCTGTTGCGGACCCTGTACAGTGTATCCACTGGAGGAGCTGCGCAGACAGGGGCATGAGGTCAGAGGATATTTCTTTAATCCCAATATTCATCCTTATCGAGAATTTAAACAGCGGATCAAGGCTCTGGTCGAATTTTCTGAGCAGAAAAAATTCAAGGTCGATATTGATCGAAATTATGGTTTAACAGAATATCTTCGCAAGGTTGTCTTTCATGAAACCAGACGCTGCGCAATATGTTATGATATGCGCCTTGAAGTCGTTGCCGAACGGGCTGCTGCTGAAGGATATGATGCCTTTACGACCACCTTGCTCTATTCAAAATATCAGGGGCATGCCATGATCAAGGAGAAATCTGAGGCCTTGGCGCAAAGGTTTGCCGTGCAGTTTTTGTATCAGGATTTTCGTGAAGGCTGGCAAGAGGGCATTGATCAATCCATTGCGATGGATTTGTATCGCCAGCCCTATTGTGGCTGCATTTACAGCGAGCAGGAACGGTACGATAAAAAGATGCGAAAGAAATAA
- a CDS encoding response regulator, whose amino-acid sequence MTENPMQGDILIVDDSPENLKLLAKILTENNFQVRGSNSGRYALKSITKKLPDLILLDVKMPDMDGYEVCSHLKNDPASANIPVIFISGLKDSQSKIKGFEVGGVDYITKPFQSQEILARVQTHLSMSRMKHHLEEMVQERTSELQQVTEQIKVALKEKDVLLKEIHHRVKNNMAMMSSFLQLQIQQVKDPEALQRFIDTRNRIYTMALVHEKLYHTEDLKNINFKDFIRDLAESLIYSYAASPHLIQLHTDIADVSLNLDRAIPCGLIINELVSNALKHAFPDNRKGAITISLTPHSEGGYALVVRDDGVGLPKQMDTQQTDSIGLKLVPLLSGQLDGEFTIEKPKDSSKGGTAFTITFP is encoded by the coding sequence ATGACAGAAAACCCTATGCAAGGAGATATCCTGATTGTCGATGATTCTCCAGAGAACCTTAAATTATTGGCAAAAATACTCACGGAAAATAATTTTCAGGTCAGGGGTTCAAACAGTGGCCGCTACGCGCTGAAATCCATCACCAAAAAATTACCTGACCTTATTCTTCTTGATGTTAAAATGCCTGATATGGACGGCTATGAGGTTTGCAGTCATCTAAAAAATGATCCTGCTTCAGCAAATATTCCGGTTATCTTTATCAGCGGCTTAAAGGATAGTCAAAGCAAGATAAAGGGTTTTGAAGTAGGAGGAGTTGATTATATCACCAAGCCTTTTCAGTCACAGGAAATCCTTGCCCGAGTGCAGACTCATTTATCCATGAGCCGGATGAAGCATCATCTGGAGGAAATGGTCCAGGAACGAACCTCGGAATTGCAACAGGTCACAGAGCAAATTAAGGTGGCACTCAAGGAGAAAGACGTCCTGCTCAAGGAAATCCATCATCGGGTAAAGAATAATATGGCTATGATGTCCTCCTTTCTCCAACTGCAAATACAACAGGTCAAAGATCCCGAGGCCTTACAACGATTCATAGATACGCGGAACCGTATTTATACTATGGCCCTTGTCCATGAAAAGCTCTACCATACAGAGGATCTGAAGAATATTAATTTTAAGGATTTTATCCGTGATCTTGCCGAATCATTGATATATTCCTATGCGGCTTCTCCTCATCTGATTCAATTACATACAGATATTGCTGATGTTTCCCTGAACCTTGATCGGGCCATACCCTGCGGACTCATCATTAACGAACTTGTGTCCAATGCCCTGAAACACGCCTTCCCTGATAACAGGAAGGGGGCCATTACTATCAGTCTCACCCCTCATTCCGAAGGAGGATATGCCCTTGTCGTGCGTGATGATGGTGTAGGTCTCCCCAAGCAAATGGATACCCAACAAACGGACTCCATCGGCCTCAAACTGGTTCCTCTTTTATCAGGACAACTTGATGGAGAATTCACCATAGAAAAGCCCAAGGATTCAAGTAAGGGAGGAACGGCGTTTACAATCACTTTCCCCTGA
- a CDS encoding sigma 54-interacting transcriptional regulator yields the protein MTTDLHTSIKNQDLARQDLSCLYEITKNLAAGTDLQESLNSVVRVLADMKKMENGTVTIVNPLTRELEIEVACGITATAQKKGKYKLGEGITGRVVSTGEPVIVPRISEEPLFLNRTGIRNDEQKKKSSFICVPIKVTFESSEQKVFIQDIHDRSDNLSIGALSVAVYYENEFGSQSEQDLRFLTIVSALIAQTVHRVQVINREKEALQMENQRLRRELSGKNRLSDIIGNSSRMQEVFEMVHRVADSNATVLLRGESGTGKSMVAKSLHHNSRRADKPFLVVNCSALPENLLESELFGHEKGAFTGAEQRKKGRFELAEGGTLFLDEIGEISTTVQIKLLNVIQERCFQRLGGTELIKSDIRLVAATNRNLEEAVLEGVFREDLYYRLNVFPVHLPPLRERRTDILLLAEYFLEQYCQENNKRIERISTTAIDLLIKYHWPGNVRELQNCMERAVLICDSNTISAVHLPPTLQSSDSVSTDSPLSLSGAVESFERELIIDALKHTNGNQTKAAARLETSLRIINYKIHNYGIDPKQFKVKS from the coding sequence ATGACCACTGACTTACATACTTCTATAAAAAATCAAGATCTTGCGCGACAAGATCTTTCCTGTCTTTACGAAATTACAAAAAATCTTGCTGCCGGGACTGACCTTCAGGAGAGTCTGAACAGCGTGGTCCGGGTGCTGGCTGATATGAAAAAAATGGAAAACGGTACAGTGACGATCGTTAATCCATTGACCAGAGAACTGGAGATTGAGGTTGCCTGTGGAATTACAGCGACAGCACAAAAAAAAGGAAAGTACAAACTGGGTGAGGGAATTACCGGTCGAGTTGTTTCCACCGGTGAGCCGGTTATTGTTCCTCGTATCAGTGAGGAGCCGCTTTTTCTGAATCGAACGGGTATTCGAAATGATGAGCAGAAAAAGAAAAGCTCTTTTATCTGCGTGCCTATCAAGGTCACTTTTGAAAGTTCCGAACAAAAGGTTTTTATTCAGGATATCCATGACCGATCAGATAATCTCTCTATAGGGGCCTTATCTGTCGCTGTCTATTATGAAAACGAGTTTGGTTCACAATCAGAACAGGATCTTCGTTTTCTTACTATTGTGAGCGCCTTGATAGCCCAGACCGTGCATCGAGTTCAGGTTATTAATAGAGAGAAGGAGGCCTTACAGATGGAAAATCAGCGCCTCCGCCGAGAACTTTCCGGCAAAAATCGTCTCAGTGACATTATTGGTAATTCCTCACGGATGCAGGAGGTCTTTGAGATGGTACATCGGGTAGCCGATTCCAATGCCACCGTCCTTTTGCGAGGGGAATCCGGTACAGGAAAGTCTATGGTTGCCAAGTCCTTGCACCATAATTCCCGTCGGGCAGATAAGCCTTTTCTGGTGGTGAACTGCTCTGCCCTGCCTGAAAATCTTTTGGAAAGTGAGCTTTTTGGACATGAGAAAGGGGCCTTTACCGGGGCTGAGCAACGGAAAAAGGGACGCTTTGAGCTTGCAGAAGGGGGAACCCTCTTTTTAGACGAAATTGGTGAAATCAGCACCACGGTGCAGATTAAACTCCTTAATGTGATTCAGGAGCGTTGTTTTCAGCGTCTCGGGGGAACTGAGCTGATTAAATCAGATATTCGTTTGGTTGCAGCCACTAATCGCAATCTTGAAGAGGCTGTACTTGAAGGGGTTTTCCGGGAGGATCTGTACTACCGGCTGAATGTTTTTCCGGTTCATTTACCCCCTCTTCGAGAGCGCCGCACCGATATATTATTATTGGCAGAATATTTTCTGGAGCAATATTGCCAAGAAAATAATAAACGGATTGAACGTATCTCGACCACGGCAATTGATTTGTTGATCAAATACCACTGGCCCGGTAATGTGCGGGAATTGCAAAACTGCATGGAGCGAGCTGTCCTTATCTGTGATTCCAATACGATAAGTGCAGTGCATCTTCCTCCGACCTTGCAGAGTTCAGATTCGGTAAGTACTGATAGTCCGCTCTCTCTGTCCGGTGCGGTGGAAAGCTTTGAGCGGGAGTTGATTATTGACGCGCTCAAGCATACCAATGGAAATCAAACCAAGGCGGCTGCCCGCCTGGAAACAAGCCTGCGCATTATCAACTATAAAATTCATAATTATGGCATTGACCCTAAGCAGTTCAAGGTGAAATCGTGA
- a CDS encoding transposase, with protein MKKEPVKRYSQALKQQVVREYEEGVSIYSLRQKYGIGAHGTVERWIKKFGRSGYRAEVVHIQTVEDQLEFKAMKSRIKELESALAQSVLENRMLETTIEVADQSLGTDIKKISGGNYNQGSSCKADQQAGGL; from the coding sequence ATGAAAAAAGAACCTGTCAAACGTTACAGCCAGGCACTTAAACAACAGGTTGTCAGAGAGTACGAAGAGGGCGTCAGCATATACAGCTTGCGTCAGAAATATGGCATTGGCGCTCACGGCACCGTAGAGCGATGGATTAAGAAGTTTGGCCGTTCCGGTTACCGCGCCGAGGTTGTGCATATCCAAACGGTTGAAGATCAGCTTGAATTTAAAGCAATGAAAAGCCGGATCAAGGAGCTGGAATCGGCATTGGCACAAAGCGTCCTTGAAAACCGGATGCTGGAAACCACGATAGAAGTAGCCGATCAATCATTGGGCACTGATATTAAAAAAATTTCGGGAGGAAATTATAACCAGGGCAGCAGCTGTAAGGCAGATCAGCAGGCAGGCGGCCTGTAA